A part of Streptomyces sp. NBC_01451 genomic DNA contains:
- a CDS encoding fumarylacetoacetate hydrolase family protein produces the protein MRFAAYEQHDQRRVAAVEEDGTLYPIPGVRSFMELLRSGDGLHALLDMGAAALDVPAGPHVSEVRLLPPLEPPTVRDFVTFEEHVEGVRRAVDGVAGVPEAWYDAPTFYFTNPYAIIGAHDDVPVPPGSHVLDFELEVAAVIGRTGRDLTPEQARDHIIGYTIFNDWSARDLQSREMQVRLGPCKGKDTAATLGPYLVTADELEPYRDADGFLRLGLTASVNGEVVGKDLLSNMSWTFEEMVAYASRGTVVRPGDLLGSGTCGNGGCLAELWGVRGEQSPPPLKPGDTVTLTVEGIGTVSNTVVSGKDPVPLPTARRRTRERP, from the coding sequence ATGCGTTTCGCCGCCTACGAACAACACGACCAGCGCCGGGTCGCCGCCGTCGAGGAGGACGGCACCCTGTACCCGATACCAGGGGTGCGCTCGTTCATGGAGCTGCTCCGCTCCGGGGACGGCCTCCACGCCCTGCTCGACATGGGCGCCGCGGCCCTCGACGTCCCGGCGGGACCCCATGTGTCCGAGGTGCGCCTGCTCCCGCCGCTGGAGCCGCCCACCGTGCGGGACTTCGTCACGTTCGAGGAACACGTCGAAGGTGTACGTCGAGCCGTGGACGGCGTCGCCGGGGTGCCCGAGGCGTGGTACGACGCACCCACCTTCTACTTCACCAATCCGTACGCGATCATCGGCGCCCACGACGACGTGCCGGTGCCGCCGGGCAGCCACGTGCTCGACTTCGAGCTGGAGGTCGCCGCGGTCATCGGCCGTACGGGCCGCGACCTCACCCCTGAACAGGCCCGCGACCACATCATCGGCTACACGATCTTCAACGACTGGTCCGCACGCGATCTGCAGTCCCGCGAGATGCAGGTCCGGCTCGGCCCGTGCAAGGGCAAGGACACGGCCGCCACCCTCGGGCCGTACCTGGTCACCGCCGACGAGCTGGAGCCGTACAGGGATGCCGACGGCTTCCTGCGGCTCGGGCTGACCGCCTCGGTCAACGGCGAGGTCGTCGGCAAGGATCTGCTGTCCAACATGAGCTGGACCTTCGAAGAGATGGTCGCCTACGCCTCACGCGGCACCGTCGTCCGCCCCGGCGACCTCCTCGGCTCGGGCACCTGCGGCAACGGCGGCTGCCTGGCGGAGCTGTGGGGCGTACGAGGTGAGCAGTCCCCGCCGCCACTGAAGCCCGGCGACACCGTCACGCTCACCGTCGAGGGCATCGGAACCGTCTCCAACACCGTGGTCTCAGGCAAAGATCCCGTGCCGCTGCCGACCGCCCGCCGCCGCACCCGGGAGCGGCCGTGA